GCTCCAGCTTGTGGCTGTGGCAGCTTGGGCACTCAGTCACATCCGCGCGAGATACAATCGTTTCGTTACAATCTCCGCAATACCATGCAGGAATTCGGTGACCCCACCAAAGTTGACGGGAGATGCACCAGTCGCGAATGTTTTCAATCCAACGCAGGTAGTTCGTCTTGAAGCGCTCTGGGACGAATTTCACACTTTCAGGGCTATTTGCATTAGCTAGTGCTTCGTCAGCCAAAGGCTGCATTTTTACGAACCATTGGGTAGAAAGGTATGGTTCTACGACTGCATCACTGCGCTCACTATGTCCAACCTGATGGATATGCTCCTCAACCTTGAACATAACACCTTGCTCAGTCAAATCTTTGATGATTTGCTTACGGCAGGCAAAGCGATCCAAGCCTTTGTAGATACCAGCCAGCTCGTTCATCGTGCCCGTCTCATCCATGACAACGATTTGTGGAAGCTGATGACGAAGACCCAATTCAAAGTCATTCGGATCGTGTGCTGGCGTAATTTTTACAGCGCCAGAACCAAAAGCAGGATCAACGTAATCATCAGCGACGATTGGAATTTCACGTCCTACGATTGGCAAAATCACGGTTTTGCCGATCATGTCCTTGTAACGCTCATCTTCTGGATGTACCGCAACAGCCGTATCACCGACCATCGTCTCCGGACGGGTTGTAGCTACTTCGATATAACCGGTGCCATCTGCCAATGGGTAACGCATGTGATGCAGCGCACCTTTTACTTCCTTGTAGATTACTTCGATATCGGACAGAGCCGTGCGGGCAGCAGGGTCCCAGTTAATGATACGGTTACCGCGATAGATCAAGCCTTTTTCGTACAGACGAACAAATACTTCGCGTACAGCTTGGGACAAGCCCTCATCCATGGTAAAACGCTCGCGGGAGTAATCCAGTGCAAGACCGAGCTTTTCCCACTGCTCACGAATATGCGAGGCGTAAATGTGCTTCCACTCCCATACCTTCTCCACGAATTTTTCGCGGCCCAGATCATGGCGAGAGATGCCTTCTTCACGCAAGGTAGCTTCTACCCGTGCTTGGGTTGCGATACCGGCGTGGTCCATACCTGGCAAGAACAAGGCGCTATAACCTTGCATACGCTTGGTACGCGTAATGATATCTTGCAATGTCGTATCCAGCGCGTGGCCCAAGTGCAATTTACCAGTTACGTTCGGCGGTGGAATAACAATCGTAAACGGACGTTTATTCGGGTCACGTTCTGCCTTGAAAAATTGTTTTTCGATCCAATACGGATACCATTTGTTTTCTGCTGCTTTTGGATCATAATTTTTCGGCAGCAATTGGTCGATGTCGGTTGTTGGCTGTGTAGACATGTACGACTCCTCCTATTAGCATTACTTGCTTTGCAAAAAATAAAAAAACCCTTCATCGCAAAGGACGAAAGGATTATTTTCGCGGTACCACCTTTGTTAACACACGATAAACGTCATGCTTATGCTGTGTTCACTCTGACAAGATAACGGTTGCGAACCGGTCCCGGCTAGGCACATGCTTTCACCGAAAAAACTCCTGGGCGACCTTCAGCCATTCATGACCTTAGAGAATCTCGCAGCTACTGATTCTCCTCTCTGCCAAGGCGTCCTGACTTACTCTTCCCATTCATCGTTCATATCGTATGTAGTTGTCTTATTATTAGCTTCCACTATTATATACAATCACGCTGTTTGGCGTCAAACCCGGGTTTCGCCCACTTTTCCAACGGCAATGCCCAATGCTTCGGTAAAACCAAGCACGCTCAAAATATCGAGAATTTCTTCTCGGACATTGACGATTTCTACCTGTTTGCCCATGGCCAACAGTTCTTTCGTGGTAAAAAACAGGCTTCCAATACCGGAAGAATCTACAAAGGAGACACCTTGAAAATCGACGGTAACGGATTGATTTCGCCCTCCATACTGCTGGAGCAATTCACCTACTCGATCTCCTACAGCCATGTCCAACTCTCCGCCGAAAAACAATGTAGCTTGTCCGTTCGCCTCAGTTGCGCGGTAGTCCATGCTCAAACTCCTCTCAATAGGTATCGGTACACCCAATCTGCTCGTCCTTTTACTATATTACCCATTTTCATTCACTTACAAACATTTGGCTTTTTGGAAATCGTTATTTTAACGAGAAAGGATACATTCTAAAATAAGCTTTGTACCTGCCATCGAGCTGCTCAAATAAACACGATCACAGTATTGCAGGATCACGTGAAAACCGGCCCCAAGCGAGTGACGTGTAGAAAATCCTTGCTGTAAGGTAGCTCGCGGAATATCCTCGAGCAAAATTCCTTGTCCTTCATCATGGATCACAGCCCGGCACATCTGCCTGTCATTCGATAGGTATAACGTAACTACACCGCCATTTCCGTGCTTCAACGTATTGGAGGCAGCTTCGTTGACCGCAACGAGAAACTGCAGCAATCGTTTATCAGAAATGCCTTGTGGTTCCAAGGCTTGCTTAAACAATTTACGCAGTTCTGCAAGCTGCTCCGGAAAACGGATATCGATCGCCAAGAGCATATGCCCTTCCCGAAGCAAGAAAAACAATTCTTCATCACTGAGCAACAACAGCTTACCTTCTGTGACCACACCCAGAATATCTCTGTAGATCTCCCATTCCCGTCTTTTGCGTTTTCGTTCTTCTGCAATGACGGCCGTGACATCAATCAAGGCGATTCCACAAGTCCGATCTGGCAATACAGATGTGTATAATTCAAACACCTTTGTGCCATCAGTGGTGACAATTTGCTCTCTCACAGGTCTGCCCGTTCCAGCCGCCTCTTCGACTAGTCGTTGCATTTCTCGCTCTACTTCCACATTCGCACGAACGTCCCCCAGCGGACGCACTTTCCCTTCATCGTAAAGATAGAGGAAAATAGTCTCGATCTGACGCAATATCGATAGCTTTTGAATCTCTTGCTTTATTAATCGCCCCCGCTCGTCGTCTCGATCCTCCCAATGTAACAAGACGTCTGTAGGGTCCAATTCGCCACTCATGTGCCACGTGTGAAATTCTTCCAGAAGCAATCGCTCCAGAACATCTTCCCGTCGCAAAACTTTTTCGATATCGATAATGTAGTACGGATCACCTGCTATACCACGCAATCCGCTACCGATAATTCGGAAATCATAGGCGAGCTCTATTTCTATGCGTCCGTGCAAAACATGATCAGAACTGCTTAACCCAATGGTCGTCCGGCTCACTGCTACCAGCTTCGCCTGGAACGATTCCATCGTTTCTAGGTTCGTCACCTTTACAGTGCGGGTCGGAACTACTTTGTTCGCTGCACCGCCAGAACGTAGCGCGACAAGGCAATTATCACAAGTGGGATTGTCCGGACAACGCTCACACAAAATCACAGTTCATCCTCCTATTCACTGACGCAACTACACGAGGGCAATACTCTCTTCAGGCTCAAATTGAAGAATCAACACAGAAATATCATCCGTTTGTTGTCGCTGCTGTGTTATCTCCATTAAGTAGGACTCAACTCGATTCATCGACTCCTGCTTACTATCACTAGACATATTTAATAAGGAGGTTAGTTCTTCTAGCCAATGCCTGCTGCCTCGAAGCACTTCTTTTCTCCCTGTATCCAGCAAACCATCTGTGTAAAGTAGTAGCATGCCCTCTTCTTCTAAGGGTACCTCCTCCATTTGGTACTTGCTATCGGGCGAAAGCCCTAGGCCGACCCCACCCTTGCTAGCTAACACGGTTTGATTCGACTTGGACAAATAAAAAGGCTGTGGATGTCCTGCCCTGCTAAATCGAATTTTGTGTTCCACCTCATCATAGACAGCAACCAGCATCGTAATGTAAGAACGGGTTTTCATCAAATCTGCATAAAGCAACTCATTGAGTCTTTCCAAAATCTCATCCGGCAAATAGCTGGACTGTAAAACCTGCCGGACTGCAATCCTAATCCCCGTTGCCCAAATACTGGCCAAAAAACCGTGCCCAGACACATCCGCAATGATAAAACAGGTGTAGCGATCATTGATTTGTCTATAATCGATGTAATCTCCGCCTACATAATCGACGGGTACGTAAAACATTCTTGTTCTCAAACTGGTTAACTGCAATTCTTCTGTGGGAATGAGCATCGACTGCATGCGTCTAGCCAGCTTCATCTCCATCTCGATTTCTCGTTGTCCTGATGATTGGTCCTGTTGACATCTGAGGATCAACGCTCGAATGTTCACGAGGAGCAGTCCATAAAAAGATTTCTCCAGTTCCTTTAGCTCACGGTCATTGACGTTACTCTGGGCGAATAAACGTACATAACGCGGTGTTTGAGCGGTGTCACACTGTTCCGAGACAACAATGCGCTCCTCTACTTCGCGCTGTACTTTTCCGCTCTCTTTGCTGCCACGCTCAATTTGAAAATAGACAATACCTAGAGCCGATTCAAACGTGATCGACAGAAAGCAAGGCTTGTCCATTTTCACGAACCACGTATCGACCAACTCTTCTATAAATGGCATGAGCCTCTCGTAATTGACTTGGCGCTTGCTTTGCTCATTGCTGGTCATTACCAGATACTCATAATTCTGTTTCAATTCCATTAGTTTGACCAATTGATGATTCATCCCCGAGCCACTCCCATACACTCTATAGCATACTTGTTTCTTTCGGGAATTGCGGAAAGGATTTTGGCAATTTTCAAAAACATTGTGATCACCTTTATTCGTTTCGTCCTAGCCTTCCTGCCCTACACCTTCCCTTTTCGGGCACCATTCAAACCACTATCTACTTTCCACGAAAATGTTTTAGGCGTTTGTTCAAGGTTGTAGACACTGTCCAAAGTCACCGCGCATATGCTGGAATGAGGTGATTGTGATGAATTTTCGTTGGAAGTATAACCCCACGTATTTACGGATCAAATACGGATGCAAACAGGTGCTCTTTCCGCTGTTGGTTTTTCAGTTTGTCCGAACGGTTGTGTTTCCTACCTCCTTTGATGTCATCCTTCTTGGTTTGCTGGCCATGCTCTATGTTGCCATCTCTCTTGAATGGTTATAAAAGAAAAACAACGCCCCACGCGGTGAGACGTTGCTCATTAAAAGGCTTGCTGGACCCAACGATGCAGGCGCATCAGGCGGTCCATATCTTTTTCAAAACGTTGGACAGCATAAAGCTCGCTCCACTCGCGGGGATGATGGTAATAAATATCCAAGTCCCTCATGATCCTCTCCGGATAGGACAGAAACGAAGCCATCAGTTCAATTTCTTCCGTTTGCAGCGGAAATATCTCGGCGTAGCGATGGAATAGTTGAGAAGCCCCAACCTCATCCCCCGCCATTTGAAAATAAGTGCGATAAAACAGCGTCAAATCGCGTACTGGTGTATCAAAACTGGCACGATCAAAATTAAGCAGCCGTCCTTTCCCCGATCGATCTGGCACAACATGCTCTGGATTCGGGTTACCATGGATCAACGATAGGCGAAAATGAGCATGTGTCTCATGACGTTCTTTCCAATCGGTCAATAAGTCTGTCGCTGTTTGGGCCATCTCCTCAATAAACTCCTTATTTGCCAAAAACACCAGATCAAAAGGGGAAGGGTATTTACGTTCCTGCGCAACAGTTGCCGCCTTATTCATTTGGTCTTGCCAAGATTGCCAACGATTAAGCAAAGAGTCGACAAGTGGCTCTACCTGTCTCGGATCATCGTAGCGATAGTTTTGTGTCAAATGATGAAGTTCTGCCAAACGCTCCAAGGCAGGGGGCGCCCAAGACAATGGTTGCTCGGCCCATTCCTCACTTCCTGGCTGCCAGGGGGTTACGTAAAAGACAGTGCTACCCTGTTCAACAAAAGGATCGTCGTATTTCGTGTACGTAAAAGGAACGGCCCCATCCCATCCGCGGTGCTGCAATTGACGCAGCATATCGCTGACGAAAACAAGACGTTGAGCGGGTATTTGCGCTCGTTTGCATACGAAAGAGCCGTAGGGAGTCGTCGCCTTAAATACATTTGGCTCCTTTAAAACGTCAATGCTCTGGGCATACATGTCATACTCTTTGAACAAAGGAGCAATGTCATCATACCGACTCATAGACTCCCTCCCTCCTCGAACGCTCGGCCCGCTCTGCAATATGCCGAAGCAGCAAGTCGACAGATTGTTGGCTCTGCAAAGCGTGCTCAATACCAGCGATCGACGCTTCTTTGTCAAGCGATACGCGCTTCACATACGATTCGATACTCCTGTACACTTCACGAGGACGAGCCATAAAGGCGAGTATCAACGAATAGTTTCCGTAGGTGAGTGGCTTGATTTCTTCATAGCCGTCAAAAAAAGCGTCAATCTGCTTCAGATCCTTGTGGGTTAAAAAGTGATCGCGCAAAAAGGTGGCAACGTCGCGTTGCTGGACTGAAATTACTGGCCTGAAAAAACCTCTCAAGTACAGCTTCCCGTTTACCATTCCCCAGTTGTCACGCAAAAGGTCCCGATGGGATACAGCAACCGCCTCCGGAGTAATTCGCTCATGGGCAAGCATCGCAGCGGAACGGTCCATTCTTTGCAGCATAGGGGTCATGAGTTCCGATACCCAACGATTTTCCTTAGAATCCCGTCCAGATTTGGCTCGAAATGATTCGACCAGCTCTTTGGCACGTCTTCCTTTTTCTTCGACGTGCAGCTTTTCTTGCTTGAGTAAATCACTTCCGGACAGTAAAGGACTTTCCTGCTGAGAATGATGCATCATCGCGACCACGCGTCCGCATTGCCTCGCAATGTCTTGGCCGGGCTGATAGTCTTCGAATTGACGGTGGTGGTCGGTCATGGTAACGCCGCGTTTGCCCAAAATCAAAAATGGCTTGGTGTCTCTCGTCCGAATAAACCGCTCTACTTCTCGAAACCCCTGACGAGCCAGTCGTTCGCGCCAGGCAAACGACCAGCGCATCACATCTACACGCGGCCAAACGTGGAGTTCTTTGGGGCCCCGGTTTGTCTCCAGTAAATAGCAATCATCAAGGGGCGTAATTCGGATTACGCGCGCACGATATTGCTGGCAAACCTCGGAGAGATCAATTTTATCCACGGTCCCCCACTCCTCTATTGTGGGATGTACAAAATCTGCCCTGCTACGAGCTGCTCGGAAGCTAATCGGTTTACTTCCACGATTTTGGAAACAGGTAAGGAGTATCGCTGTGCAATATTCTCCAACGTCTCATCTCGCTGAATAATGCACATTTTCAGCTGACTGGAACGCTCTTCTTTCCTCCGAACAAACGATGTGAGATTTTGCATGGCCTCCACCGTAGAAGGGCTGGAATTCGCCGCAGAGCCATGTCGTGAAGAGCTAGATGAAGATTCCGCCTCCTGCGCCATCGCTTCCTGTTTGGCACGACTCGCTTGTGAGAAGATGGAAGTAATGTTCACGCTACTTCTTTCTTCGTGGGAGGGTTTCCCTGAAATCGCCACTCGTACTTCTACATCTTCGGCAGCAGCCTCTGGTTGTGCAACGACTGGTTCTGCTTCTTGCTCAGGTTCTGACTCGGATACAACACTGGCTTCCACCGCTTCTTGCACCGATTCTTGCACTGCTTCTTGCTTCGCTTCTTGCACTACTTCCTGCGACTCTGCTTCGACTGACGAGCCAGTAGGTTCATTGGAAACTTGCTGGTATGCGATTGCCTGTTGCTCGTGTATAGCCAGTACAGGCTCCTCATGTCCTTGTTCTTTTTCGGCGATTTCTCTCATCTGCTCTTGCTCATCTGCCAATACTGACTCCTCCGAATAGGCGACAGAAGAATCGTACGAAACAGATTGTTGGGAATCGAAGTCATACGAAATAGGAGCAGTGTCCCAGGACTCTGGAGGATTGGACTGTGCCGCTTCCAACACATCCCCATATTGCTCGTAGTATTCTTCGTCATCGGATTGAGCAATTGCCGGAGTATCGAACATGGAAGGGGATTCAGTTGATTCATAGGATGCTGGCAATGCCTGCCGCTCCAATTCCTCCTCCAGTGCACTCAGCTTTTGATCAATATCATCGAGAGACGTCTGTTCCGAATATTCTTGCCCATCATCCCTTGCAGCGAAGGTGTATTCCCAAGCTCCTTCGCTTGGACTAGCAGCCTGCGTTTCAGTCTGCTCCGCTTTTTCAGCTCTATCCCCCAGGACTATCCCCAAAATCTTCAGATCGGCATCGATCAGCATTTGATGTGGTGATTCCAGTTTGTAGTCAAAACTGTCCACAATTGCGTAGATGTCTCCGATCTCGGTAATCCGATCCAATGGAATGGTGATGTTTAACGGAATGCGATGACCGATCTGTTCCTCCCAGCCGTAAAAGGCTTGATCCGATGCTTCCTGGCGAAAGGGAGTAAAAGTCATGGCCTCAACCAGCGATTCTCCTTCACCGCCTGTCGCTTCTGCGGCTTCCCTGATTGGCTCGTACTTCCCTACTAATTGCAAGCAACCCGTGATCGAGATGTAGGAGTCATTTTCCAACACCTCCACATCTGGAACCAATTCCAGCTCTTGCAATTCACCTATTCCAGCTCTATCGGATGAGAGGAAAATGGTCTCCTTGATGGCAAAAGAGAGTTGCCCATCCTGTAATGCCATTCGTGCTCCTCCTTTCAAGTGCAGGACATTTCCCTATACTATATGGACAGGACGAGCCGTTTAGCACCGAAAAAAAAGGAAAAACCGGGGTTACCTATCTCCCCGGTTTAACAGACGCAATCCATTCTGCTATTGCTTTTTTCCCCTGATCAATACAATCTGGCACACCTACGCCACTGTACGACGCACCTGCCACAAAAACACCAGGGAGTTTTTCTTTTAATTGATTGTTCACATCCTGCACCCAAGCCTGATGTCCGACCACATACGGAATGGCATTTTGCAAGCGTGATACGTTATAAAAATCCGGCTCTGCTCGAATTGTCATGATCTTGCGCAGATCGCGGAGGACAACCTCCAAAATTTCCTCATCCGTCTGCTCCATGAAGGATTGCTCTC
The window above is part of the Brevibacillus antibioticus genome. Proteins encoded here:
- a CDS encoding valine--tRNA ligase codes for the protein MSTQPTTDIDQLLPKNYDPKAAENKWYPYWIEKQFFKAERDPNKRPFTIVIPPPNVTGKLHLGHALDTTLQDIITRTKRMQGYSALFLPGMDHAGIATQARVEATLREEGISRHDLGREKFVEKVWEWKHIYASHIREQWEKLGLALDYSRERFTMDEGLSQAVREVFVRLYEKGLIYRGNRIINWDPAARTALSDIEVIYKEVKGALHHMRYPLADGTGYIEVATTRPETMVGDTAVAVHPEDERYKDMIGKTVILPIVGREIPIVADDYVDPAFGSGAVKITPAHDPNDFELGLRHQLPQIVVMDETGTMNELAGIYKGLDRFACRKQIIKDLTEQGVMFKVEEHIHQVGHSERSDAVVEPYLSTQWFVKMQPLADEALANANSPESVKFVPERFKTNYLRWIENIRDWCISRQLWWGHRIPAWYCGDCNETIVSRADVTECPSCHSHKLEQDNDVLDTWFSSGLWPFSTLGWPEESEDMKYFYPTNVLVTGYDIIFFWVARMMFEGLEFTGKSPFESVLIHGIIRDSEGRKMSKSLGNGVDPMEVIEKYGADALRYTLATGNSPGNDQRFYWEKVEANRNFANKIWNASRFALMNLTDFKYEEIDLSGELSTPDKWILSRLQATIADVTRLSDAFEFGEAGRVLYNFIWDDLCDWYIEMAKLPLYGTDEAAKKTTQSVLVTVLDQTLKLLHPFMPFITEEIWQALPHQGESITVAPWPTVNEQWIFAEAESEMNQLMDIIRSVRNIRAEVNVPMSKKIELLIKPSDALSAERLTRGEQYLTRFCNPERLEISLDLAMPEKAMSAVITGAELFLPLAGLIDIEQELNRLEKEVATLNGEVERIEKKLNNAGFMAKAPEKVVAEEKAKMADYMDKRDKVIARLAELKGE
- a CDS encoding STAS domain-containing protein, which codes for MDYRATEANGQATLFFGGELDMAVGDRVGELLQQYGGRNQSVTVDFQGVSFVDSSGIGSLFFTTKELLAMGKQVEIVNVREEILDILSVLGFTEALGIAVGKVGETRV
- a CDS encoding ATP-binding protein, with product MILCERCPDNPTCDNCLVALRSGGAANKVVPTRTVKVTNLETMESFQAKLVAVSRTTIGLSSSDHVLHGRIEIELAYDFRIIGSGLRGIAGDPYYIIDIEKVLRREDVLERLLLEEFHTWHMSGELDPTDVLLHWEDRDDERGRLIKQEIQKLSILRQIETIFLYLYDEGKVRPLGDVRANVEVEREMQRLVEEAAGTGRPVREQIVTTDGTKVFELYTSVLPDRTCGIALIDVTAVIAEERKRKRREWEIYRDILGVVTEGKLLLLSDEELFFLLREGHMLLAIDIRFPEQLAELRKLFKQALEPQGISDKRLLQFLVAVNEAASNTLKHGNGGVVTLYLSNDRQMCRAVIHDEGQGILLEDIPRATLQQGFSTRHSLGAGFHVILQYCDRVYLSSSMAGTKLILECILSR
- a CDS encoding PP2C family protein-serine/threonine phosphatase — encoded protein: MNHQLVKLMELKQNYEYLVMTSNEQSKRQVNYERLMPFIEELVDTWFVKMDKPCFLSITFESALGIVYFQIERGSKESGKVQREVEERIVVSEQCDTAQTPRYVRLFAQSNVNDRELKELEKSFYGLLLVNIRALILRCQQDQSSGQREIEMEMKLARRMQSMLIPTEELQLTSLRTRMFYVPVDYVGGDYIDYRQINDRYTCFIIADVSGHGFLASIWATGIRIAVRQVLQSSYLPDEILERLNELLYADLMKTRSYITMLVAVYDEVEHKIRFSRAGHPQPFYLSKSNQTVLASKGGVGLGLSPDSKYQMEEVPLEEEGMLLLYTDGLLDTGRKEVLRGSRHWLEELTSLLNMSSDSKQESMNRVESYLMEITQQRQQTDDISVLILQFEPEESIALV
- a CDS encoding phosphotransferase — translated: MSRYDDIAPLFKEYDMYAQSIDVLKEPNVFKATTPYGSFVCKRAQIPAQRLVFVSDMLRQLQHRGWDGAVPFTYTKYDDPFVEQGSTVFYVTPWQPGSEEWAEQPLSWAPPALERLAELHHLTQNYRYDDPRQVEPLVDSLLNRWQSWQDQMNKAATVAQERKYPSPFDLVFLANKEFIEEMAQTATDLLTDWKERHETHAHFRLSLIHGNPNPEHVVPDRSGKGRLLNFDRASFDTPVRDLTLFYRTYFQMAGDEVGASQLFHRYAEIFPLQTEEIELMASFLSYPERIMRDLDIYYHHPREWSELYAVQRFEKDMDRLMRLHRWVQQAF
- a CDS encoding phosphotransferase, producing MDKIDLSEVCQQYRARVIRITPLDDCYLLETNRGPKELHVWPRVDVMRWSFAWRERLARQGFREVERFIRTRDTKPFLILGKRGVTMTDHHRQFEDYQPGQDIARQCGRVVAMMHHSQQESPLLSGSDLLKQEKLHVEEKGRRAKELVESFRAKSGRDSKENRWVSELMTPMLQRMDRSAAMLAHERITPEAVAVSHRDLLRDNWGMVNGKLYLRGFFRPVISVQQRDVATFLRDHFLTHKDLKQIDAFFDGYEEIKPLTYGNYSLILAFMARPREVYRSIESYVKRVSLDKEASIAGIEHALQSQQSVDLLLRHIAERAERSRREGVYESV
- a CDS encoding LysM peptidoglycan-binding domain-containing protein, which produces MALQDGQLSFAIKETIFLSSDRAGIGELQELELVPDVEVLENDSYISITGCLQLVGKYEPIREAAEATGGEGESLVEAMTFTPFRQEASDQAFYGWEEQIGHRIPLNITIPLDRITEIGDIYAIVDSFDYKLESPHQMLIDADLKILGIVLGDRAEKAEQTETQAASPSEGAWEYTFAARDDGQEYSEQTSLDDIDQKLSALEEELERQALPASYESTESPSMFDTPAIAQSDDEEYYEQYGDVLEAAQSNPPESWDTAPISYDFDSQQSVSYDSSVAYSEESVLADEQEQMREIAEKEQGHEEPVLAIHEQQAIAYQQVSNEPTGSSVEAESQEVVQEAKQEAVQESVQEAVEASVVSESEPEQEAEPVVAQPEAAAEDVEVRVAISGKPSHEERSSVNITSIFSQASRAKQEAMAQEAESSSSSSRHGSAANSSPSTVEAMQNLTSFVRRKEERSSQLKMCIIQRDETLENIAQRYSLPVSKIVEVNRLASEQLVAGQILYIPQ